The nucleotide window GCCCGAAATCAGATCCGGGCTATTATATCACGGTCCGCCTCAGCGTATCGGGCCTTTCTTCACCTGGCTTTATGTCGCGAGGGACTTACGTCCTCTATGAAGAACTGAAAAGGGGTACGATCCGGTCTTGCGAAAAGTTCGGCATATGATCGGTTATCGGACGTACTTCTGGAGCCTCTGAAGCACCTCGATATGGAGCTGCGAGGTCGGGATAATCTGGAATTCGACAAGGGTAGTCTTGTCCTCAGAGGGTTGTACGGGCGTCACCGTCGCGGCAAAGTACAGCCCGTATTCCCGTTCTAGGGCCGGTTCCGCCCTGAAAAGGGATTCCAGGATGAGCTCGCTCCTCTCCTGCAAGCGGAGCCTCTCCTCTCTGTTCCGCTCCTGGTCTGAACCGAACGGGAGCCTTACCGCAACGAGGATGAGATCAACATGGGCCTTCATTTTCTCGTCTCTCAGGAGGGCGAGAAAGATCCGGCTCAATTTCGTAAGCACCGCCGACCCTGTCTCTCTTCGCGGAGGAATGCTGTTCAAGAGCAAGGGCTCGTCAACAACAATCGAACTAGTCGTAAACCGTATGCCCTTAATCTGCCGTGTTCCGAATTCCTTCAGGAAAAGCCGGCTGATATTCTCGCTGAATTCGATCCTCGGTTGGGTCACGGCGAGTGCGGGCTCGAGGAATCTCTCGATCTTTACCGCCCGGTAGTAGAGCACTGCGCTCAAAAGCACTATACCGATGAGGGTAAGACTGAGTATCGGTCCCGGCGGAAGGATATATTTCGTGAGCGTATTGCCCTTCATCACGGAACGGCCTCGAGTGATTCGAGATTCTTCACGACCGTTGCGAAGTCCTCTTCCGTGATCGTCGCAGGATGATGGATCGCCTTATTCCTCAGCCGTATGAGTTGCTGGAAAATACTTTTTCGATGCGCGTTGAGCCTCTCGTTGAGCTCTAGCTCCTTCAGACAGTCATACAATCCCGGGGCATACCTGCCCAACAACCGTCGCGTGAATCCCTTGAGCTCGGTCTCGATATGATACCCGAGGAGGAGGGACGCCACCACCGTATCACCGCTTCTCAAATACTCCCGGGCCTTCTCGACCGACAGGCTCTCCTTGAATATCCTGATGTTTTCTTTCGACTCGGCCTCCCCCGGCACGAGACTCTGTATCTTTTGATAAACCTCGAGGCATTTGTCTATCATATCCCTCTCGAGATAGGATTCAGCGAGGAGAAAGAGTTCCCGGATTTTATCCGAAACCTCTTTCTGGCTGAAGGCAAAGGAATAGGCACGACGCAGGGCCTCGGTCTTGTCATCTTTCTTGTCGAGGACGTCGAAATGCCGCGACCAGCGCTTCCCCTTCAGGACGTTGTCCTTCGTAAACCTGAAGAGCTTCTCTGAGACCTCGCCCTTATTCAGTTTCCCGCTTACAATGATGATGTTCAGGGCGGGGTAGGTTTCGAATATTTCGGGAAGGACATCGATGCCTTCATTCATGCGATCAAACTCGATATCGAGGGTCATGAGATCAAAAAAATGGGAGGTCAAGAGTTTCTTCGCCTCCGTGACGCTGACCGCTTCGGAGAACCTGATGTCGTCTCCGCCGCCCAGTGCCCTCTGGATCTCGAGTTTCAGGAGCTCCCTGTCCTCATAATCGTCGTCTGCGATGAGCACCCTAAACATCCATCGCCTCCTCGACAAAGGGGAGATTAATGATTATCTCTGTGCCGACCCCGGATGCGGTATACTCCTTGCCCACCCGGATCTTTCCGGCATGCAGCCCGACCACGTACTTCGCGAAGTAGAGGCCCTGCCCCCACCCTTCCCGCGTCCTTTTCCCTTTATAAAAACACCGGTCGGCCTGATGCTCGTCCATGCCCACCCCCCTGTCGCGGATAGAGAGGGAGACATAGCGGCGCCTGCCGTCGACATCCATGGAGCACGAGAGGACGATCTGGGCGCGCGCCTGCTCCGGCTTCTTATACTTGACGGCATTATCAATCACATTCTCGAAGACCGTTCTCAAGAGGGTCGGCGACGCAAAGATCGCAGGCGGGGTGATGGTGTATTGAAACGTAATATCCGCGAGATCACCGAACTGCCGGCCTAGGTCAGCGAGCATCTCACCAGGCGCTATCTTCGCAAAATCGACGAGTCCCGCTTCCCGCTCATCGGATATCTTCTTGAATATCTCTATATCCGCAAAAAGCTTGTCCATGTTTTCATCTATCCTCTCCCGCGCTTCGCCGGGGAGCTCGGGGAGAAGGTCTATCCGGCGCTTGATCCTTCCGAGGTTGTTCTTGAATTCATGACTGATAGTGGCCGAGATATAACGGATAAACTCGTTCCGTCGGGCAATTTCCCGGTTTTTCAGGAGAAGCAGCCTGTTCTCCCGGGACCGCCTCTGCTTCTGCTGATACACGACGGTGAGATAGACGCTGAAGAGGGCGAAGGACACGATCATCGCCAGGAACGCAGAATGGGCAACCCTGTCCGATGCATCAAGGATGCCCTGCAGAAACGTGAGCCTTCCTTCCAGCCCTGCCTCAGGAGGAACGGCATTCATCCCCTTCCAGGGCATGAGCA belongs to Thermodesulfovibrionales bacterium and includes:
- a CDS encoding response regulator — protein: MFRVLIADDDYEDRELLKLEIQRALGGGDDIRFSEAVSVTEAKKLLTSHFFDLMTLDIEFDRMNEGIDVLPEIFETYPALNIIIVSGKLNKGEVSEKLFRFTKDNVLKGKRWSRHFDVLDKKDDKTEALRRAYSFAFSQKEVSDKIRELFLLAESYLERDMIDKCLEVYQKIQSLVPGEAESKENIRIFKESLSVEKAREYLRSGDTVVASLLLGYHIETELKGFTRRLLGRYAPGLYDCLKELELNERLNAHRKSIFQQLIRLRNKAIHHPATITEEDFATVVKNLESLEAVP
- a CDS encoding HAMP domain-containing sensor histidine kinase, with translation MTVSIRGAFNTARFVVMVSVTVFIWLLLGMVYFDRFIPPFNRFVLLLMPWKGMNAVPPEAGLEGRLTFLQGILDASDRVAHSAFLAMIVSFALFSVYLTVVYQQKQRRSRENRLLLLKNREIARRNEFIRYISATISHEFKNNLGRIKRRIDLLPELPGEARERIDENMDKLFADIEIFKKISDEREAGLVDFAKIAPGEMLADLGRQFGDLADITFQYTITPPAIFASPTLLRTVFENVIDNAVKYKKPEQARAQIVLSCSMDVDGRRRYVSLSIRDRGVGMDEHQADRCFYKGKRTREGWGQGLYFAKYVVGLHAGKIRVGKEYTASGVGTEIIINLPFVEEAMDV